CAATTTGTGCGTATTGGTAGACACGCAATGGTGGGAGGTATGGCACGTATTGATCGGGACGTGGCCCCATATATGCTGGTGGAAGGAAATCCGGCGCGGGTACGAACCCTTAATCTTGTCGGACTCAAACGGTCTGGTATGGATTCAGCAGATTTACTGACGCTGAAAAAAGCCTTTCGCATTCTCTACCGTTCTGATTTGTCTTTTAAGGATGCCTTGGAAAAGTTGGAATTGTTAGGCAATAGCGAAGAGTTGCAGCATCTACGCCGTTTTCTGCTACTTTCTCAGATGCCAGGAAGACGTGGCTTAATTCCCGGTAAAGGGAAAAAAGGCGTGAGTGATGAATCGTGAATTAAAAGTTAGGAGTTAGGAGTTATGAGTTATGAGTTGATAAATTAATTTTTTTAACTCTTCACTCCTCATTCCTAACTCCTAACTGCTAACTCTTCACTTTTAATTCTTAACTCCTAACTTTAATTATAAAATGCGGATATTTATCAGCACTGGCGAAGTATCTGGCGATTTACAAGGGTCGCTGCTAATTTCAGCGCTGAAGCGTCAAGCTGGGGCGATTGGGTTGGAATTAGAGATTGTGGCACTGGGAGGCGAAAAAATGGTAGAGGCTGGAGCAGTTTTGCTAGGTAATACTAGCAGTATTGGCTCAATGGGTATTCTAGAAGGGCTACCTTATGTTTTACCGACCCTCCAGGTGCAACGTCAAGCGATCGCTTCCTTAAAGCAAAATCCACCTGATTTAGTGGTACTAATCGACTACATGAGTCCGAATCTGGGAATTGGGACTTACATGAAACGGCAGTTACCACATGTGCCTGTAGTCTATTACATTGCTCCCCAAGAGTGGGCTTGGTCGCTCAATGTGCGTAACACTAACCGAATTGTTGGTTTTACAGATAAGCTGTTGGCAATTTTTCCACAAGAAGCCCGTTACTTTCGTGAGAAAGGGGCAGAAGTTAGTTGGGTAGGGCATCCTTTGCTTGACCGGATGCAGGACGCTCCCAGTCGGGAAGCAGCCCGTGCAACCCTGGGGATTGCGCCAGAAGAGATTGCAATCGCACTCCTCCCCGCTTCTCGCCGCCAAGAACTAAAATATCTTTTACCAATTATTTTTGAAGCTGCCCAAACTATTCAAGCTAAATTACCTGAAGTTCGTTTCTGGATTCCCCTGTCACTGGAAGTCTATAGACAGCCAATTGAAGAGGCTATTAAGCGTTACGGTTTACGGGCTACAGTTCTATTAGCTCAACAAAAGGAAGTTTTTGCTGCGGCTGATTTAGCCGTTAGCAAATCTGGTACTGTCAACCTGGAACTTGCTTTGTTAAACGTGCCGCAAGTGGTAGTTTATCGCCTCAGTCCCCTAACTGCTTGGATAGCTCGTAAAATCCTCCAAGGTTCTATAAGCTTTGCATCGCCACCTAATTTAGTAGTTATGAAGCCGATTGTGCCAGAATTTTTACAAGAGGAAGCTACGGCAGAAAATATTATCCAAGCAGCAATGGAATTACTACTCAATCCCAGTCGCAGAGAACAAACTTTGCTAGATTATGAAGAAATGCGGCGGTGTTTAGGGGAAGTTGGGGTATGCGATCGCGCTGCTCTAGAAATTTTGCAAATGTTGCCAGGGAGTGGGGATCGGGGACTAGGGACTGGGGACTGAGGACTAGAGACTAGGAAAATTTTCTATATTTAATACGTCATACCCAATCCCCAATCCCCAATCCCCTTAGAGGTGTCATGGCTTATGAGATGAAAAAACAAAGAGCGATCGCAGTTGATTTGTTCGCTGGCGCGGGTGGTATGACTCTTGGCTTTGAGCAAGCTGGTTTTGATGTGCTAGCATCTGTGGAAATTGACCCGATCCACTGTGCAACACATGAGTTTAACTTCCCTTATTGCTCAGTGTTATGTAAAAGTGTTGTGGATACAACCGGGGAAGAAATTAGGAGTCGGTCTGAGATTGGCGATCGCGAGATTGATGTGGTAATTTGTGGCTCACCATGTCAAGGATTTTCCCTAATTGGTAAACGAGCTATCGATGACCCCCGAAATTCTTTGGTGTTTCACTTTCATCGGCTGGTTTTTGAGCTAAAACCGAAATTCTTTGTGATGGAAAATGTTCGAGGGATCACAGTTGGCGAACATAAACAAATCCTCCAAACCTTAATTAGCGAGTTTAGAATTCACGGCTATCAAGTAGAAGAAAATTACCAAATTCTCAACGCTGCAAATTACGGAGTACCACAATCTCGTGAGAGATTATTTCTGATAGGTGCGAGGGAAGATGTAGAGTTACCAAGATACCCTCAGCCGATTACTAAACAAGCGCTAATAAATAATTCAAATTCTAAAAGAATATCTGACATTCCATCGAGTCCTACAGTCTGGGATGCAATTAGAGATTTACCTGAAATAGAAAAATATCCTGAATTATTAACAAGAGATTGGGTTGTAGCAGAATACGAAAAGCCTAGTAAATATGGTCTTGTACTTCGTGGTCTTAAGTGCCTAGATGATGATTATTCTTACAAACGGGAATATGACTTGCGAATACTTTCATCAAGTTTAAGAACAAAACATTCTGCGGAAACTATTAAACGTTTTCAGGATACTCAACAAGGCGAGAGAGAAAAAATTAGTCGTTTTCATAAGCTACATCCTGCTAGTGTCTGCAATACTTTAAGGGCCGGAACAGACAGGTATAGGGGTTCTTTCACATCTCCAAGACCGATTCATCCATCTACGCCGAGGTGTATCACCGTCAGGGAAGCAGCAAGATTGCATTCTTACCCAGATTGGTTTAGATTTCATATAACTAAATGGCACGGATTTCGGCAAGTTGGTAACTCTGTACCACCGCTACTAGCAAAGGCTGTGGCATCAGAAATTATTCGCAGTTTGAATATTTCGCCTTTTAAGCCGAGTTCGCGATACAAGTTGGGAGAGGAAAAACTATTACAATTTAATATGTCGCAAGCGGCACAATATTATCAGTGTGACTGTTAAGTTAAGCAAATGTACTGTAGCAGACACCAGACGCAAACTAAAATGTATAGTTTAAATAATAAATTATACACACTCATTCTTTTCAAAACGTTGTTTTTATATGCTAAAAGTGTGTTTAACAGATATTTCTTGTATGCAGCACTTTCCTAATATTTTAATTTGGAGTTAATTAACACTCTCGTTATGTCAAATGAAGATTGGTACAACATCAAGAATGCTTACGAGTATGTATTAGAAAAAACATCAAGACATACTTATTTAGTTTATATGCCTTGGTTAATTAACCAAATTATTGAATCCAAGTTTATTTCATTTTTTGCAACGATGTCGCATATAAACCTCATTGTACACCCAACTATTGACTTAAATTCTAAGCATCATCGTATTGCAATTTATCCAAAAGCTAGTTGGTTTACACTCCACTATAGTTACTATGATTTAAAAGAATATAGATATGATGAGTATAAGGTTGTACTTGAAGATGTAGAAAATATTCTCTGGCAGCTAATGGAACGTCTTGATAAATGGAAAGTGAAAAATCTGCTTAATGATTAGCTATATAGTTAACAAAAAGGTTTGGCATTAGCCACCCACTATTACTATCAAGACTACTTTAAATGTTTGAAGTATTGCATCTGTGTTCAGGCACTAAAAAACCCCTATACATATCGTTCCTGATGAATAAACTTATCCACTTCTTCTGGTGTGGCAAAACTGCCTTTAGCATACGCACTGCTTTATCTAGTTTAGCTTTGAGGTGCGTAGGCGTAGCCCGTCGTAGACATCGCTTTACTTATTACCGACAGAATTTTTCTCAGCATAGTTCAGATTTCTCTGATATTCTTTGATTTTTTGTTGAGCAACTACATAATTTTGGCTAGAAGATGGCACAGTTTTCATAAGTGCGATCGCAGCTTCCCACTGACTCACAACTATTTTCCATTCATCTGGAGATTTTGCTGATTGAGTAAGGTTAGCTGCATTAATTGCTTGATTAACAGCCTCTCGAAATTTATCACTTTCAAGTAACACAGTCGGCGATTGTGAAGTCACTGGTGAGGGTATAACTAATACAGATTTTGATGGTATTTGTGTTGGAATTTTAGAGGTTATGGGAAGTTTTTCTACAAGTTTTGAAGAAAAGTATATTATGATAGGAATTGAAAAGATCAGAAAAATTAGCAACCAATTTTTATTTAAATTACGATACTTCCACCGAGTCTCGATAACTGTAATTTTTTCATCATTCGATAAAATATTTGATTTCATTTTGTTTAAACCCCTTTCCCCGCGCAACCTAATTATCGTCTATCTTAGAATTCCCCATTTATAGACAAAAGCAACTATTTTATAATTTTCCCAGCCCTATATTTAAAATTTACTTAAATTTCTTAGATGTCTTGTAAAATTCCCTATTTGAGACTCTTTCTCTCCGTCTATGTGCGAGGCAAATTAAATCCTAACGTTCTTTTGTAATTATAGAACTACCATTACTAATACTTACTTTTTGAATAAAAACGTTAGTAGGAGATGATAAAATATCAGTGCTGATTTGATTAGCAATAAATTCAAAATCTTGATTTGTTAATCCCTGTGCGGTATCGCCACTTAAGTTAATACAAATAGTTAAATTTTGAGGATTAGTAGAAGACTCTACCGCTTCTATTTCAACTTCTTCTATGCCCAAATCAAACTCTTTACTCCAATCTGGAAAATCCTTACCCGTTTGTTGTCCATAAACTTTGACTATTTCAACAGACGCAGCCCCTAAAGCTGTTAACCCTTTGCGGATAAATGCAACTAAAATTTGCTGATTTAGTACTTGAGTAGACTCTAGTATTACCTCTAAGGACGCATCCTTAAAGGCAACTTTTGCATTGATCCTTTTAGGGTGTAGGTGGCGGTTCATCAGAGATGCGATCGCATCTGCATCTCCCTGCTTTGCAAGTTTGAGAATATTTGGCTGTGTCATAACCACTAAAAGAAAAATCTCGGAAAATAAACCTATATTCTCAGGATTCCCTCTTGACAGCCTTAAGTAACATTAAGATGCAAAATCTCAGCTAATCTGAGCTAAAATATTTAGTATAAAGATAGTCTTTACACAGATTTTTACAAAAATTATATTTTCCCTATATCAACATCAAAAACTAGTGTTTTTGTGCTTGCCAAATTAACAGAATTAATATTAATCAGTTTACTTTCAATTTTCAATATGAAGTTTTATCGAGATCATGCTTGGCCATCGACGCTAGAAGAAGCCATAGTTATCCAAGAAGCGCTGCGAGATCGAGTAATTACTGAGGATCAACTGCAAGAACCTATCCAGTATGTTGCTGGAGTCGATATGGGTTTTGAAGCTGATGGAACCATTAGCCGTGCAGCTGTCGCAGTATTGAGTTTTCCTGATTTGCAAGTCATTGAGACAAGCCTAGCACACCGTCCTACCACCTTTCCTTATGTTCCTGGATTCCTCTCATTTCGGGAAATTCCAGCCGTTCTCGATGCTCTAGAAAAGATTAAAACAACACCTGATATCATCCTGTGTGATGGTCAGGGAATTGCTCATCCCCGCAGATTAGGTATAGCTAGCCATTTAGGTTTACTTATAGATATACCAACAATTGGTGTCGCTAAGTCCAGGTTGTTAGGGAAACATGAAGAATTGGCAGAAACCAAAGGCAGTACGCAACCACTGATATATGAGGGTGAAACCGTTGGGGCTGTTTTGCGATCGCGCACAGCAGTAAAACCTCTATACATCTCCAGTGGCCATCGAATTAGCTTACCGACAGCCATTGACTATGTATTACGCTGCACGCCAAAATATCGGCTACCAGAAACTACACGCATTGCTGATAAATTAGCGTCGGACAGATAAAGCTTGTTGAAGTTTTTTCTAAATGCTTGCTTCCACCTACTCAATCGTGTTAGGAATCGCACAGGAAGATGTTGAAGTAGCTAAATACGATTTACAAAGTTAGAACAATGAACGCACTAACTTTACAGTGGCACGATGCAGGTCAAGATAAAACTCAGAACATTTACGAGCAACAGCCAAGTCAAAATCCTGGCACTGTCCGCATCGGTCGCGACCCCCTCCGGTGCGATATTGTTCTGAGTCACCCTACTGTCTCTGGACTGCACGTTGAAATCTTTTTTCATCACCAGCAACAGCGCTTTTATATTAGGAATTTGCGATCGCAAAATCCCCCTGTTGTCGATGGAAGGCAATTAGTCCAAGGTGAAATGCCTTTAACTGAGGGCACTAGTATTACTTTGGGACAAATAAAACTCAATGTTACTAACGTTTCCACGGGTAGTATTCCAGCAACAATTTTGCTGCCACCCCATCCACCAGTAAACATCGGACATCACCACCATCCACTAACACCCCCTGCACCACCGCCAGGAGTTTATGGCTTAGAATGCCCCAAATGTCATAAAGTTTCCCCAGGAGAGAATCTACAAATTGGCTGTCATTGGTGTGGGACATCTTTAGCTGCGGCTGTGAGTGTTTTGGTAGCAAGGAATTAGGGAGTGGGGGCAGGGGGCAGGGGAGAATAACTAATGACAAATGAACAAATCCAATTAAGTTGGGAAGAACCAGCGACAGGTGAACGGCGAGAACCAAGGTTAAATATACCGATCGCTTTTGGTCGAGAATTCGCTCGTTTACCTGCTGAACTTAAGGGAGTGCGCGTTTCTCGGATGCTGCTTAACAGTAACGAAGTTTCTCGCTACCATGCCCTAATTGAGTGGGAACAAGACCATCTAGTGGTGATTGATCAAGGCAGTGTTAACGGTGTCTATGTCAATGGTCAACCACAAACGCGGAGTGTCTTGGCTAATGGCGATACGTTGCAAATTGGCCCCTATTTAATAACGGTGACATTTGTTGCTAACGCCTCTGCACCAGATACTAGCCCCCCTTCAACGATTCGCTTTAATGCAAATACCAATCTTCCAGACCCCAGCTTGCCTGTAGTCCAGCCGTTAACGCCTTTGACAAGTAATTTCCCGCCATTGGCATTTCAAGCACAAAAGGTTGCTGTGCAAGCACTTCATGCTACGGGATTGCCAGTAGATGAATCTGATTATTTAGCGATCGGGGCGGGATTGGGTAGCTTTTTATGGGCTGATTTGCTGCGAATTAGTGGTGTACGTGCTGACAAAATTGTAGCTTTGGGATTAGAGGCAGAACCTTATGCCCGTTACAAGCGCCTCTGTTTGAATTCGCAAATTCCCTTATATGAAAGACTGCGTTCTAATTCTGACTCTTGTCCTGATAATATTTGGGGTTGGCCTAGTTATGCCTTGCGTGAGGCTTGGGGAGACTTAACTAAGGGACAGATAAATTCAGCATTCAAGTATTTATGGCAAGTCTTTGCCGAACCAACATTTGCTGAAACTTATACTCCCCGTGCTGGTAACGTCTTTGATTCCATAGATAGGGAGACAAAGCGTATTGGCTGGAATCAAATTTATCGCTATGGGCGAGTTAGAGGAATTCGGAAAACTGATGATGGCAGATATTGCGTAGCCTATTCTCGCGGCCCAGGAGATTATGCTTTTTTAGTTAGTCGTTATTTACATTTAGCTACTGGGTATCCAGCAATTCAGTTTCTCCCAGATTTGCAAGCTTATAGGGAAAAATATCAAGACTTTAAATCTGTGGTCAATGCTTATGAAGCCCACGATCATGTTTATGAACAACTAGAGCAACATGGTGGTACGGTATTGATTCGGGGGCGGGGAATTGTGGCTTCGCGGATTGTGCAGCGGATTTATGAAGCCAGAAAACGAAATCGGAATATTGCAGTTTTGCATTTAATGCGATCGCCTAAACCCCAAGGTAACAAATTTCAAAGAGCCACGCGCCTAGTCAAAAATCATTACGAATTTCAACCCTTTAACTGGCCGAAAGCCTGTTGGGGCGGCGAACTCCGGGCAATGTTAGAAAAAGCTAGTCCCGATGAACGCAAACGTTTACTAGCAGACTGGGGTGGAACAACCACCGCCGACCGCCAAGACTGGCAGCAAATTACCGCCCAAGGGTTAAGCGAAGGTTGGTATCAAATTACCTTCGGTGAGGTGCTGGATGTAGAACGAGATGCCCAAAACCGGACTATTACCCGTATCAGAGAGCAAAGCTTTGGGGAAATGAAATTGCTCGCTGACTTTATTGTTGACGCTACTGGACTGGATGCCAAGGTAGATACCAATCCCCTACTAGCAGATTTGGTGAAACATTACAATCTCCCAGTGAATCATCTGGGGCGATTGACTGTAGCGAACAATTTTGAATTGATAGAAATGCGTAGTGATAGAGGTCAAATGTATGCTGCGGGAGCTATTACTTTAGGTGGCCCTTATGCAGCAGTTGATAGTTTTTTGGGCTTGCAATACGCCGCATTAGTCGCCGTTGATGGACTCGCCGCCGCCCGTGCTACTGGAGTGCAAAAGTTGAATGTTGTAAGTTCCTTTAGTCAGTGGTTGAAGTGGGTGTTAAATCAGTCACCTTAGTATTAGGGGGCATGGGGCATGGGGAATAGAGTATTTATCCGGCTGTTTTGAGTACCAAATCCCAACATTGAGGATAAAAGGTGCAACATTGAGGATAAAAGGTGCAACTTCGAGGATAAAAGACGCAACTTCGAGGATAAAAGGCTCAACTTCGAGGATAAAAGACGCAACTTCGAGGATAAAAGGTGCAACGTCGAAGATAAAAGGCGCAACGTTGAGGTTCTGAGGTTTAATTGGCGATGTCTACGACGGGCTACACCTACGCAGAATTCTTACTCTCTGATATTATGAATAAAATCGGCGGTTAGAAACTTCATCCCGGCTGTATTTTTTATAATTTTTTCTGTTATTTGCTCACTATTAACTATTTAGAGACTATAGACTGAGAACCATAAGTAAAATATCGTGTATTTTGGCAGACTTATGGAGCCAGTATCACTGACAGCAGCTGCGATCGCAACTTTAGTCATCACCAAAGCCTTTGAAAAAACTGGTGAAATCATCGGCGAAAAGGCTTGGAACGAAGGCGAAAAGTTGTTAGTTCTGCTGAAACGCAAGGAACCTAGCACGGCGAAGGTTATTGAACAGTCTAAAACACAACCTTTAGATTATGGTCAAGCTTATCTCATTGGGCAGCAAGTAGAGGAAGCGGCAAAAAAAGACCCTGAAATTGCTCAAGCTGTGGAAGCTGTAGCTAATGAGGCACAACCTCAACTGACGAACACTATTATTGAAAATTGGCAGGGAATAAATATCAAAGGTGGAACTAATACCATTTCTGGTAACACCTTAAATTTCTGACTAAAGTTGCCCGAAAGGGAATCGATAGTCTCTACTGAAATACCGCAAAATTTGCCCCTGACTGGGGTACTGGAGTTTGTCGGGCGTGAAGAGGAATTACAAAATCTTCACCAACTTTTGCAGGATAATAAACAAGTTGCGATCGTAGGTATGGGTGGAGTAGGCAAAACTGAACTCGCTACCCAATACGCCAAACAGCATTTGCAGAATTATCAAGGTGGGGTTTGCTGGTTATCTGCACAGGGAATTGATGTCGAAATTCAGATTTTCAGATTTTTTGAATTAAAATTCAACAGAATTGTACCGGACGATTGGGAATTAGCAGATAGACTGAAATTCTGCTGGCAAAATTGGCAACAAGGTGAAGTACTGCTGGTGTTTGATAATGTCACTGACTACAAAACACAGGTACAGCGTAATCTACCCTCAGAATCACCCCGATTTAAAGTATTGCTGACAACGCGTGAGAAATTTGACAGAACTTTGCCGCAATTACCTTTGGGTGTTCTCAAACCATTGGCGGCGATGAAATTATTAAAATCGCTGGTTGATAGAGAACGACTCAAAAGCGAACCTTGGGCTGCGAGAAGAATTTGTAAATCCTTGGGATATTTGCCTTTGGCGTTAGAGTTAGTGGGGCGATATCTGGATACAATGCCAGATTTGTCTCTGGAGACACTGCTGAAGCGGCTAGAGAAAAAGCGACTCGAACACGAAGCAGTCGCCAAAGCTAACCCATTGATGCGTTATGAATACGGTGTTGCCGAAGCTTTTGCATTGAGTTGGGAACAGTTGGATGAAAATGCACAAAAATTAGGCTGTTTGCTGAGTTTGTATGCCTTAGCTGACATTCCGTTATCTTTTGAGGCGATAGAAGATGAGGAAGAACAAGAACTCAACGAGAAAGCTATAGCTGAGTTGCGAAAACTGCATTTAGTACAATGGCAAAGTAAAGGAATATATCGTTTACATCCACTGATTCGGCAATTTTTCCAAATGAAGTTGGATGAGTCAAGTGAGGCGGATAAGGTGAAAACAAATTTTACAGCGCAGATGGTAGAGGTGGCAAAGCAAATTTCTCAACAGCTTAACCGTGAAGAGATTCTCAACGTCACTCCCTTTATCTCCCACATTGCAGAAATTGCAACCCATTTATCCCAATATCTCAGCGACGAGGATTTAATTGCGCCTTTCACAGGCTTAGGCTGGTTTTATCAAGGCCAAGGGCTTTATCAGCAGGCAGAACCTTGGTTGCAGCAGTGTAAAAAAGTCACTGAAAATCGTTTTGGTTTAGAACATCCCCATGTCGCCGCTAGCCTAAACAATCTTGCTGGACTCTATGAATATATAGGACACTACAGCGAAGCCGAGCCTCTGTATCTGCAAGCTTTGGAACTGAACAAATGCTTAATGGGAGAAAATCATCCTGATGTCGCCACTGCCCTGAACAATTTAGCAGCACTTTATCAGTCTACAGGACGCTACAGCGAAGCCGAACCCCTTTTTGAACAAGCTTTGGAACTAAGAAAACACCTACTGGGAGACAACCATCCCCATGTCGCCACTAGCCTGAACAATCTCGCAGAACTATACCGTTCTACAGGACGCTACAGCAAAGCTGAACCCCTCCATCACCAAGCTTTGGAACTGAGAAAACGCCTGCTGGGAGAAAATCATCCTGATGTCGCCAATAGCTTGAACAATTTAGCAAGACTCTACATAGATACAGGACACTACAGCAAAGCCAAACTCTTGTTTGAACAAGCTTTAGAACTGACAAAACGCCTGCTGGGAGAAAATCATCCCGATGTCGCCAATAGCTTGAATAATCTGGCAGGACTCTATAATACTACAGGACGCTACAGCGAAGCCGAACCCCTTCTTGAACAAGCTTTGGAACTAAGAAAACACCTACTGGGAGACAACCATCCCGATGTCGCCACTAGCCTGAACAATCTCGCAGAACTATACCGTTCTACAGGACGCTACAGCGAAGCTGAACCCCTGTATCACCAAGCTTTGGAACTGAGAAGATACTTACTGGGAGACAACCATCCCGATGTCGCCGCTAGCCTGAATAATCTCGCAACACTCTATCAGTCTACAGGACGCTACAGTGAAGCCGAACAAATACATCTGCAAGCTTTGGAACTTTGGAAAAGCTTGCTGGGAGACAACCATCCTGATGTTGCCACTAGCTTGAACAATCTCGCAGGACTCTACTGTTCTACAAGACGCTTTAGTGAAGGCAAACCCTTATTTGAGCAAGCTTTGGCAATTTGTGAACGTACTTTAGGTGTAGATCATCCCAATACAATGACGGTTCGGGGAAATTATGCAAGATTTTTAACCCACATTCCGCACCCGGAACTGTCACAAAAGAAATAGCAAAGAATTGTGGGGTTAGTTTTTGATTTAAAACCAAAATTGGAGAGATGGAAATTTAAAAATCAAACCAGAGTTTGCGAAAATAAAGAATCGGTATAAAAAATCCTGCACTAAAACGTAGAGTTACTAAACATAGAGTGAGTAACTCTTGCAAAAATTAGTAAAAGTAAAGCTTAATTAAAATAATAATCAAACTAATAAATAGTAGCGACGACAAGTACTAGGAAAAAATTGTAATATCCATAATCTTTCATCAGAGAGGTTTGATATTTGTGAAACACTATTAACAATTAATAAATGAATACCTTGGAAACATTGAAATATCCACCTGAGAGTGGGGCGGTCTGTTGGTTTACCTAATTGATTTTTTATTTCCTGGTTTTGAGCTAATAAAATTCCACGTAACTGTCGTTGTCCTAAAGTATAAACCAACAAACATAACCCCATAATCATTGATAAAGCTTCAATGCGCTCCGGTGACTTAATAAATATGCTATCTGTTAAGAATAAAGGGTCTTTTAAGAAAGCAAAGCCTCTTTCACATGATTGTTGAGCTTTATATTCCTTAATCATGTCAGTGTGGCTTAATTGGGATTCATCAATAATATTAGTTGCTAAAATAAATTTTCCCGAAGCGCGATTTTCAAGTTCAATTGCTGCTTTATCTTGCTCTAATTGCGCGGATATCTGATAGTAATATTTCCAGTCATTCTGATTGTTGTTTTTGTTTTTACCTTGAGGTTTTAACTGTTTCTTAGATATTTTAATTTCAGCCAAACAATGATATTTTAATTGCTCTGATAGATGTAATGCAGCTTTCTTGGCATCTCGATGACAAGCAAATTCTTCATTACATAATTTTGTGAGCTTTTGATGAGCATTTATTTGGGCTTGCTGAACACGGCGCATCAGCTGTTTAGAATCTGCTTTTTTCCGTTCTTGGCTTTCAACTATCAGCCATCTTTGCTCGATCCCGGCATAGTTACTAGACTTGACTATATATGAATAACCTGTTATTTCACTTTGGATTAAATCTTTGGAGTCTATTCCTAATAGTATTTGCTTGGCTAACCCCACTGTCAATGGAACTCTGCATAACCATTTGAGGCTTTTCATCAAATTCAGGTTTTCGGCACTATATAATGCGCTGTCTGCTACCATTAACGCATCTATATCAATATTTTCTCGAAAATTCACGAGAGTTTTCGCAAAGGTTTTCGTATCTGATTGATTTCCTGACGCTGCTTTTAAAAAGATGGGAATATCCCCATCACTGCTACAAATTAACTCTAGAATAAATTGTTTTAAGTCTGGTCTATGATCTCTTGAATAACCATAAGTTATATTTATTGGTTGTGGTGCTAACTCTAGGAGCTTATCTTCATTTTCTGTGGGAGCATTTCTTTCAAAGGCTACTTCGGGTAAACCAGTTTTATATTCTCCGTGCAGATGCAATGAAGAAGAATCTAAGTGTAGCGATGATAAATCTACTCCATATTTTTTTACTGCTGCTAACGCTATTAAAGTGAAGATTCCACTTAATCCTTTTAAATATAATTGGTCTAATACTCTTCCTAGTCTGTCGTCATTTAAATGTTCTGGTAATACTCCTTCTCCTATCAAGTGTTCACAGGCATAGCTATCCATATA
This Nostoc sp. C052 DNA region includes the following protein-coding sequences:
- a CDS encoding tetratricopeptide repeat protein; its protein translation is MPLTGVLEFVGREEELQNLHQLLQDNKQVAIVGMGGVGKTELATQYAKQHLQNYQGGVCWLSAQGIDVEIQIFRFFELKFNRIVPDDWELADRLKFCWQNWQQGEVLLVFDNVTDYKTQVQRNLPSESPRFKVLLTTREKFDRTLPQLPLGVLKPLAAMKLLKSLVDRERLKSEPWAARRICKSLGYLPLALELVGRYLDTMPDLSLETLLKRLEKKRLEHEAVAKANPLMRYEYGVAEAFALSWEQLDENAQKLGCLLSLYALADIPLSFEAIEDEEEQELNEKAIAELRKLHLVQWQSKGIYRLHPLIRQFFQMKLDESSEADKVKTNFTAQMVEVAKQISQQLNREEILNVTPFISHIAEIATHLSQYLSDEDLIAPFTGLGWFYQGQGLYQQAEPWLQQCKKVTENRFGLEHPHVAASLNNLAGLYEYIGHYSEAEPLYLQALELNKCLMGENHPDVATALNNLAALYQSTGRYSEAEPLFEQALELRKHLLGDNHPHVATSLNNLAELYRSTGRYSKAEPLHHQALELRKRLLGENHPDVANSLNNLARLYIDTGHYSKAKLLFEQALELTKRLLGENHPDVANSLNNLAGLYNTTGRYSEAEPLLEQALELRKHLLGDNHPDVATSLNNLAELYRSTGRYSEAEPLYHQALELRRYLLGDNHPDVAASLNNLATLYQSTGRYSEAEQIHLQALELWKSLLGDNHPDVATSLNNLAGLYCSTRRFSEGKPLFEQALAICERTLGVDHPNTMTVRGNYARFLTHIPHPELSQKK
- a CDS encoding IS1634 family transposase; its protein translation is MNSPLSIEVKNLNHLGIVAGIIDEIGLVDQINKILGQHPQSKVSAGQAVKAMILNGLGFVSGTLYMFPKYMDSYACEHLIGEGVLPEHLNDDRLGRVLDQLYLKGLSGIFTLIALAAVKKYGVDLSSLHLDSSSLHLHGEYKTGLPEVAFERNAPTENEDKLLELAPQPINITYGYSRDHRPDLKQFILELICSSDGDIPIFLKAASGNQSDTKTFAKTLVNFRENIDIDALMVADSALYSAENLNLMKSLKWLCRVPLTVGLAKQILLGIDSKDLIQSEITGYSYIVKSSNYAGIEQRWLIVESQERKKADSKQLMRRVQQAQINAHQKLTKLCNEEFACHRDAKKAALHLSEQLKYHCLAEIKISKKQLKPQGKNKNNNQNDWKYYYQISAQLEQDKAAIELENRASGKFILATNIIDESQLSHTDMIKEYKAQQSCERGFAFLKDPLFLTDSIFIKSPERIEALSMIMGLCLLVYTLGQRQLRGILLAQNQEIKNQLGKPTDRPTLRWIFQCFQGIHLLIVNSVSQISNLSDERLWILQFFPSTCRRYYLLV